One window from the genome of Paraconexibacter algicola encodes:
- a CDS encoding glycosyltransferase family 4 protein gives MIVHQVLSGAGPHDAVTTQAREFRTLFRSWGWSGDIFAGHIDPRIASEVRPLRALGTPTPDALLLVHYSAYAPRLRRVLDLPNRTLLLSHNVTPARWFWDYEPTVAIHCQLGRAQLPEYAARADVVAGVSPYNAAELGSDVVVPILFDPGTLGTPAPDAGRRPHELLFVGRLAPHKRQDELIRLVALLRRHRLPDATLRLVGEPLNPNYRAALAGLADQLAPGAVTIESSLTADELATRYASAGAFVCLSEHEGFCIPLLEAFHFGAPVVARPVGGIPSVAGDAALLVEDRDLAVVAELVALALENRELSDELVRRGAARVGAFDHEHTAVALRAAIERTAAAR, from the coding sequence GTGATCGTCCACCAGGTCCTGAGCGGCGCCGGACCGCACGACGCGGTCACGACGCAGGCGCGCGAGTTCCGCACGCTGTTCCGCTCGTGGGGGTGGTCCGGGGACATCTTCGCCGGGCACATCGACCCGCGGATCGCCTCCGAGGTGCGGCCGCTGCGCGCGCTCGGCACGCCGACGCCGGACGCCCTGCTGCTCGTGCACTACTCCGCGTACGCCCCGCGGCTGCGCCGCGTGCTGGACCTGCCCAACCGCACGCTCCTGCTCTCCCACAACGTCACCCCGGCCCGCTGGTTCTGGGACTACGAGCCGACCGTGGCGATCCACTGCCAGCTCGGCCGCGCGCAGCTGCCGGAGTACGCGGCCCGCGCCGACGTCGTCGCGGGCGTGTCGCCGTACAACGCCGCCGAGCTCGGCAGCGACGTCGTCGTGCCGATCCTGTTCGACCCCGGGACGCTCGGCACCCCGGCGCCGGACGCGGGGCGCCGACCGCACGAGCTGCTGTTCGTCGGGCGGCTCGCCCCGCACAAGCGGCAGGACGAGCTGATCCGCCTGGTCGCGCTGCTGCGCCGCCACCGGCTGCCGGACGCGACGCTGCGCCTCGTCGGGGAGCCGCTGAACCCGAACTACCGTGCCGCGCTCGCCGGTCTCGCGGACCAGCTCGCGCCCGGCGCGGTGACGATCGAGTCGTCGCTCACGGCGGACGAGCTCGCCACGCGGTACGCGTCCGCCGGGGCGTTCGTCTGCCTCTCCGAGCACGAGGGCTTCTGCATCCCGCTGCTCGAGGCGTTCCACTTCGGCGCCCCGGTGGTCGCCCGGCCGGTCGGCGGCATCCCGTCCGTGGCCGGCGACGCGGCGCTGCTCGTCGAGGACCGCGACCTGGCCGTCGTCGCCGAGCTCGTCGCCCTGGCCCTCGAGAACCGCGAGCTGTCCGACGAGCTCGTCCGCCGCGGCGCCGCGCGCGTCGGCGCCTTCGACCACGAGCACACCGCGGTCGCGCTCCGCGCGGCGATCGAGCGGACCGCCGCCGCCCGCTGA